Proteins co-encoded in one Candidatus Zixiibacteriota bacterium genomic window:
- a CDS encoding leucine-rich repeat domain-containing protein yields the protein MKYIVYFLLCFSVLMISCDSGSTDSTDENTPPAEPSSPSPPTGAIDQAITVQFAWSCSDPDGDNVNYSIALETDSASIGSNYFVSGYYDTVYNYSTQLDYGTTYYWQIKALDDHNNQTLGPVWNFTIRSFDSTVVAFADTNLKKVVANHIDGRSFYDTIYVTDVDTITDLRVDSYYEVHSLGGLEHFESLRDFRICDNNITEISPLDSLFNLETLYISANEITDISVLSDLTNLTYLDIGNNQISDISYLSNLVNLTYLDFANNSVASIDAVEEMLQLTTLSGSNNQITIIDAVDDLTLLTNLFLHENQISDMSPVQNLSNLSILSLNSNQITDVPSLANLTNLANISIYNNSITNISGLSTLTYLTNLNLESNQISSISALGDFTNLKTLDLSYNQVTDLTPLENLTSLETLYLSYNQVIDLTPLENLTSLTQLFADNNLLTNLDGMENLDSLEMADLFDNQLTDISGVANLTGLVYLALQRNDIVNISPLANLTGLSYLSLARNDIIDISTLQSLTGLMTLYLVTNEITNILSLVNNTGLGTGDEVNLIQNPLDSISIDTYIPQLEARGVIVSY from the coding sequence ATGAAATATATAGTTTATTTCTTACTGTGTTTCAGTGTACTCATGATAAGCTGCGATAGCGGCAGCACCGATTCAACCGATGAAAACACTCCTCCGGCGGAACCATCCTCACCCTCACCACCAACAGGGGCAATTGACCAGGCAATAACCGTACAATTCGCCTGGAGTTGTTCTGACCCTGATGGCGATAATGTTAATTACAGCATTGCTTTGGAAACTGATTCCGCATCAATTGGTAGTAATTATTTCGTTTCCGGATATTACGATACGGTTTATAACTATTCGACTCAACTTGATTACGGTACAACCTATTATTGGCAGATTAAAGCGTTAGACGACCATAACAATCAAACTCTGGGGCCGGTATGGAATTTTACAATCAGGAGTTTTGACAGCACCGTCGTAGCTTTCGCGGACACAAATCTCAAAAAAGTAGTTGCCAACCATATAGATGGCCGCAGCTTTTACGACACAATCTATGTTACGGACGTTGACACGATTACAGACTTACGCGTCGATAGTTATTATGAGGTACACAGCTTAGGCGGACTGGAACACTTTGAATCGCTTCGGGATTTCAGGATATGCGATAACAACATCACAGAAATCTCACCTCTTGATAGCTTATTTAATCTGGAAACACTTTATATCTCCGCTAATGAAATAACTGACATATCTGTTTTATCCGATCTTACAAATCTCACTTACCTTGACATTGGCAATAATCAAATTTCAGATATTTCTTACCTGTCAAATCTGGTAAATCTGACATATCTTGATTTTGCTAATAATAGTGTTGCCAGTATTGATGCTGTCGAGGAAATGCTTCAATTAACAACGTTGAGCGGTTCAAATAATCAAATTACAATTATTGATGCTGTAGATGATTTAACCCTTCTAACCAACCTTTTTCTTCATGAAAACCAGATAAGCGACATGTCTCCGGTCCAAAATCTAAGCAATTTATCGATATTATCTCTAAATAGTAATCAGATAACGGATGTGCCGTCATTAGCCAATTTAACAAATTTAGCCAATATTAGTATCTACAACAATTCCATAACCAATATCTCAGGACTCTCAACTCTTACATATCTAACCAATTTGAACCTTGAGAGCAACCAGATTTCCTCTATTTCCGCGCTTGGAGATTTTACCAATTTAAAGACTCTTGACTTAAGCTATAACCAAGTGACAGACCTAACACCGCTGGAGAATTTAACAAGTTTAGAGACTCTTTATTTAAGCTATAACCAAGTGATAGACCTAACACCGCTGGAGAATTTAACAAGTTTAACACAACTCTTTGCGGATAATAATCTGCTTACCAATCTCGATGGTATGGAAAATCTTGATAGTCTGGAAATGGCTGACTTGTTTGACAATCAACTTACAGACATCTCCGGTGTTGCGAATCTGACAGGGTTGGTTTACCTGGCTTTGCAGCGCAACGATATTGTGAATATATCGCCTTTGGCAAACCTGACAGGGTTAAGTTATTTATCATTAGCTCGAAACGACATAATTGATATATCAACACTCCAGAGTTTAACAGGATTAATGACTTTATACCTCGTGACTAACGAGATTACTAATATCCTGTCTCTGGTCAATAACACCGGTCTTGGAACTGGCGATGAGGTGAATCTGATTCAAAATCCGCTGGATAGTATTTCGATAGATACCTATATCCCGCAACTTGAAGCGCGCGGTGTGATAGTGTCATATTAA